In Pseudonocardia sp. DSM 110487, the sequence TTGTCGCCCGAGGCACCGACCAGGATGCGGCGGAAGGAGCCCGGGATGTCCTTGGCGAACTCCGCGTCAGCGACTCCCGGCTGCTGGAAGTAGACCTGGTAGAAACCCTCGCCGTACTGGGCGCGGGTGATCGAGGGCGGGACCATCCCGCCGGGCAGGATCGGCGGAATACTGAGCCCGGCCACCGCGCGGACCTTGTCCGGGCGCAGCATCGCCGCGGCCCAGGCAACGGGTGCCCCCCAGTCGTGGCCGACGACGACCGCCTGCTCCTCCCCCAGCTCCTCGATCAGGGCGATCACGTCGCCGACGAGGTGGAGCAGGGTGTACGACGCGACGTCCGGCGGCTGCTCGCTTCGGGCGTAGCCGCGCTGGTCGGGGGCGACGACCCGGTACCCGGCCTCCGCCAGCGTGCCGAACTGGTGACGCCAGGAGTACCAGCTCTCCGGCCAGCCGTGCAGCAGCAGGACCAGTGGCCCCTGCCCCTGCTCGGCGATGTGCAGCTTGACCCCGTTCACGTCGACGACGCGGTGGGCGAGCGAACTTTCCACAGGATCTCCATGAAATAGATGCCGGGTCGGCAGGGGCACCGTGAGGCCTTCGACCGACCGCGCAGCGCGGCCTTCCGACTCCGCGAGCTCCGCCGGGCTGAGCTTCTTCCCCGGGAACCCGGCGACCACGTGATAGATTACTACCATCATCTATGCCTGGCCGCAACTAGGCTGACCTCAGGTCATGCGAAGGGAAGTGGGTCGGTGCCACGAGCATCCCGAGCTCAGATGGAGCAGCACCGTAGGACCGTGCTGCACGCGGCCTCGCAGATGGTGCGCGAGCGCGGCGTCGACGGGGTCACCGTGCCGGAGGTCATGGCCACCGCAGGGCTCACCCACGGCGGCTTCTACCGCCACTTCGACTCCAAGGACGCCCTCGTGGCCCAGGCCTGCGCCGCCGCGTTCACCCAACGACTGGCCGACATGGACGACGCACTGGAAACGACGGACAACGCCGACGCAGCGCGGCGGGCTTGGCTGGAGGGCTCCTACCTGTCCCCCGGGCATCGCGACTCCCCGGAGAACGGCTGCGCCGCCGCAGCACTCGCGGGCGACGTGGCGCGAGCACCAGACGGAGCCGCGCTCCGGGACGCCTACCTCGACGGACTCAAGAGCATGATCGAAAAGATGGAACGCCTGGGGAATCGGCCCGCGGACCCGGAGGCGCGGGAGCAGGAGGTCCTCGTCGAGCTGGCGACCGCCGTCGGAGCCGTGGTTCTCTCGCGGGCCATCGCCGGTGACGAACTCTCAGAACGCCTGCTCACCGCCGCCCGGCGACACCTCATCGACGACGAGCAGTAGGAGGCCCGTTCGATCGTTGGCGGCACCATCGTCGGGCGGTACAGCTAGCCCTCGCGCCGAGTCATGCCGATCGCCTCGGCGCACTCGAGGAGGGCGGCCAGGTGCGGGTGCCCCGGGGGGAGGGCCTGCTCGGCGTCACGAATCGCGGCACGAAGCTCCATGGTGGCCGACTCCACATCGCCGGCCGCAGCCTTGGCGCGGACCACGCCCATCCGGGAGGTGAGGGTGTCCGGGTGGGCCGGGCCGAGCAATCGCGTGCGCTGCGCGGCGACACGGGCGGACAGCTCGACTGCGTCGTCAACGTCACCCGCCAGCCTGTAGGCCACCGCGAGTGCGTCGAGCGCCGTCAAGGTGCGCGGGTCCTCGTCGCCGAGCACCCGGGAGCGGTCAGCGACGTTCGCCGCGATCAACCCGATGCCCACGCGGCGCCTGCCCGCCGAGACGCGGGCCGCGCCGAGGTTGCCGGCGACGGTCAACGTGGCGAGGTGGTCGCGGCCGAGCATCGCCATGCAGTCGTGGAAGGCGCCCTCGAACAGTCCCATCGCGTCCTTGGCGTTGCCGCCGCTGAACAGTGCTGCGGCCCGCGCGTTACGGGCGGCGAGCTCGTGGATGTTGGTTCGCACCGGCCCTCGCGCACCGTCGATGAGGGACGCGTCGCCGTCCTCCATCCGGGACCACCAGGGCATCCGAACCTCCTCATCTGCGCATCGATGGCAAGACTTGCCCGACATTCGCCGGGTCACGCGGGCCCAGTAGACCCGACCGTCCCGCAAAAGACAAGGATGTGTGCGGTAAGCCAACTAATTCGACCGCGCCTCAGACTCCACCTTTTGGAGCAGTTATCTGATGTGTGCGGTCACTACAATGCGGAGCGCACGATACAAAATGCACTGAACAGCATGTGCACGATATCCGCAGGTAGTGCCGGGACAATTCCCGGGCAGTCCAGGAACGTTTGCTTCCAGCGTGGAGGCAGGTGGTGGGCGGCGCCTTCGCGTGCGTCCCGAGGCTATGGCGACGGTGGGGTGACCGAGACGAGGTACTCCACCGGCGAGTCGGTGACGTTCCGGTAGAGGTGCGGCTGACTGGAGTCGAACGTGATCGATTCCCCCGCCAGCACGTCGTGCACGGTATCGCCGATCTGCACGCTCAAGGTCCCGGCCACGACGTACGCGCATTCCGTGGACGGATGGGCCCAGGGTTCCGTGCTGGTGGCGGCCCCGGGAGGCAGGACCGCGCGCAACACCTCGAGCCGGCCGTTCCCCGGTGTCAGCCGTTCGTAGGCGACGAGGCCGCGCGGCCCGGCCAACGTCGACCGCGCGCCCGGCCGGCTGATCCAGACGGCCGGCGGCGACGAGTCGAACAGCGACGCCACCGACTCGCCGAACACACCCGCGAGTCGCCGCAAGGTCGACAGGCTGGGTTCGGTCACCTCGCGCTCGACCTGACTGAGCAGGGTCGCCGAGAGGCCGGAGCGAGCGGCGAGCTCGCGCAGGCTCAGGCCGTGCCGGGTCCGCAGGGCCTTCAGCTGGGGCCCGACTCCATGCACTGACACTGCACACCTCGCCGTTGTAATTCCTGGAAGCTTCGCCTACCGTCCTACCCTTTGTGCAGTCACAGTGCACAGAGGTGGGAGTGAACCGTGTCCACGTCCCGTACACACCGATGGTTGCTCGTCCTGCCGTTCGTCTGGCAGGTCGGCTTCATCCCGGTGGTCAACGACATCCCGTACGCCCCGCTGCACATCCCCTTCCCGATGCTGTGGCAGATGCTCGGCGTCCTGTTCACCAGCGTGGTGATCGCCGTGGTGTTCCGCATGGACAAGCGGGCCGGCGTCACCGACGAGGACGCATCGTGATCCTCACGATCGTGCTCGTCATCGTCCTGGGCACGGTCGCGGGAGCGCTCGCGTTCGGCCGCCGCGCCACGGCGGACATGACGAACTGGGCGGTCGGCGGCCGCCGGTTCGGCACCCTCCTCTTCTGGTTCATGAACGCCGGTGAGGTGTACACGACCTTCGCCGTGCTCGGGATCTCCGGCTACGCATGGGCGCTCGGCGCTCCCGCCTACCTCGCGTTCACCAGCGTCTCGCTGAGCTACGCCCTCGGCTACTGGCTGATGCCCAAGATCTGGCAAGCGGGGCGAAGGCACGAGCTGATCACCCAGGCCGACTTCTTCGCCGTCAGATACTCCGCGCCGTGGCTCGGCGTGGTCACAGCGGTCGTCGGGATCGCCGCGCTCGTGGTGTACGTCCAGATCCAGCTGGTCAGCCTCAGCCTGGTGGTCAGGCTGACATTGGGCAGCACGGTCCCCCCCGACCTGGCCGTGATCATCGGCGC encodes:
- a CDS encoding alpha/beta fold hydrolase, encoding MESSLAHRVVDVNGVKLHIAEQGQGPLVLLLHGWPESWYSWRHQFGTLAEAGYRVVAPDQRGYARSEQPPDVASYTLLHLVGDVIALIEELGEEQAVVVGHDWGAPVAWAAAMLRPDKVRAVAGLSIPPILPGGMVPPSITRAQYGEGFYQVYFQQPGVADAEFAKDIPGSFRRILVGASGDNPLGKEPRPLVVPDGLGLLDALPDSPALPDWLTEADIQAYAEDFALHGEQAFTGAFNWYRNIERNNELLAPFRGRGIDVPALYVVGDRDMVTSLRGPDGGPSLSEIFRGQGGSGNPLSAIAPLLHGPVVLPGCGHWTQQERPAEVNAALLDFLTRIDGTAPR
- a CDS encoding TetR/AcrR family transcriptional regulator, whose amino-acid sequence is MLHAASQMVRERGVDGVTVPEVMATAGLTHGGFYRHFDSKDALVAQACAAAFTQRLADMDDALETTDNADAARRAWLEGSYLSPGHRDSPENGCAAAALAGDVARAPDGAALRDAYLDGLKSMIEKMERLGNRPADPEAREQEVLVELATAVGAVVLSRAIAGDELSERLLTAARRHLIDDEQ
- a CDS encoding tetratricopeptide repeat protein, which gives rise to MPWWSRMEDGDASLIDGARGPVRTNIHELAARNARAAALFSGGNAKDAMGLFEGAFHDCMAMLGRDHLATLTVAGNLGAARVSAGRRRVGIGLIAANVADRSRVLGDEDPRTLTALDALAVAYRLAGDVDDAVELSARVAAQRTRLLGPAHPDTLTSRMGVVRAKAAAGDVESATMELRAAIRDAEQALPPGHPHLAALLECAEAIGMTRREG
- a CDS encoding helix-turn-helix domain-containing protein; amino-acid sequence: MSVHGVGPQLKALRTRHGLSLRELAARSGLSATLLSQVEREVTEPSLSTLRRLAGVFGESVASLFDSSPPAVWISRPGARSTLAGPRGLVAYERLTPGNGRLEVLRAVLPPGAATSTEPWAHPSTECAYVVAGTLSVQIGDTVHDVLAGESITFDSSQPHLYRNVTDSPVEYLVSVTPPSP
- a CDS encoding DUF3311 domain-containing protein yields the protein MSTSRTHRWLLVLPFVWQVGFIPVVNDIPYAPLHIPFPMLWQMLGVLFTSVVIAVVFRMDKRAGVTDEDAS